A genome region from Streptomyces antimycoticus includes the following:
- a CDS encoding class I SAM-dependent methyltransferase yields MTTDPHTISPDTSPEEFWDTFYSAEDRVWSGKPNAALVRETTGLTPGRALDLGCGEGGDAIWLARQGWRVTAVDVSQVALDRAAGHAASEGVGDHIEWQRHDLSESFPDGTFDLVSAYFFHSRLELPRDQILRTAAAAVAPGGVLLITGHAAFPSWAPDPGPEFHFPTPEEVLAGLDLADGEWDVLVSDVHVENMTAPDGQPATRTDNTLKVRRR; encoded by the coding sequence ATGACCACCGACCCGCACACCATCTCGCCCGACACCTCGCCCGAGGAGTTCTGGGACACCTTCTACAGCGCCGAGGACCGCGTCTGGAGCGGCAAGCCCAATGCCGCTCTGGTGCGCGAGACCACCGGGCTGACCCCTGGCAGGGCGCTGGACCTCGGCTGCGGTGAGGGCGGCGACGCGATCTGGCTCGCCCGGCAGGGCTGGCGGGTCACCGCCGTCGACGTCTCACAGGTGGCGTTGGACCGCGCCGCCGGACACGCGGCGTCGGAAGGTGTCGGCGACCATATCGAGTGGCAGCGGCACGACCTGTCCGAGTCCTTCCCGGACGGCACCTTCGATCTCGTCTCCGCCTACTTCTTCCACTCCCGGCTGGAACTGCCCCGGGACCAGATCCTGCGCACCGCGGCGGCGGCCGTCGCACCGGGCGGAGTGCTGCTGATCACCGGACACGCCGCATTCCCGTCCTGGGCGCCGGACCCCGGTCCGGAGTTCCACTTCCCCACGCCCGAGGAGGTGCTCGCCGGGCTCGACCTCGCGGACGGGGAGTGGGACGTCCTCGTCAGCGATGTGCATGTGGAGAACATGACCGCTCCCGACGGACAGCCGGCCACTCGCACCGACAACACCCTCAAGGTCCGCCGCCGCTGA
- a CDS encoding ABC transporter ATP-binding protein, with product MSGLLELSGLTVAFGRRDARPVLDGVELSVAEGEIVGVIGETGSGKTTLARTAVGLVPPRSGRVVFDGREISGLRGRSLRAFRRSGRLSYAFQDPLRALDPELTVRRAVAEPLAVAGDLGDAEIAARVDEALETVGLDAARLGDRLPGAISGGQRQRVLLARAIVTRPRLLIADEPVSALDASNRNRVLRLLDRLRTERGMAVVVISHDLSSLAGIADRVAVLYRGRVVEQGPVREVFGRPLHPYTALLIASAPSVRAGDGPGAAALRPSAEPPAWTAREGCVFGHRCPFVIGSCRTAPAPAPVGQGRTAACHRVPQWRELVAGATPPVTAKGPPELVAAAGETDKEAGR from the coding sequence ATGAGTGGGCTGCTGGAGCTCTCCGGCCTGACCGTGGCCTTCGGCCGGCGGGACGCGCGGCCGGTGCTGGACGGGGTGGAGCTGTCCGTGGCCGAGGGGGAGATCGTCGGGGTCATCGGGGAGACCGGCTCCGGCAAGACCACGCTGGCCCGTACGGCCGTGGGCCTGGTCCCTCCGCGCTCGGGGCGGGTGGTCTTCGACGGGCGCGAGATCTCCGGGCTCCGGGGGCGATCGCTGCGGGCGTTCCGCCGTTCGGGGCGGTTGAGCTACGCGTTCCAGGATCCGCTGCGGGCTCTGGACCCGGAGCTGACGGTCCGGCGGGCGGTGGCCGAACCGCTCGCCGTCGCGGGGGATCTCGGCGATGCGGAGATCGCCGCACGGGTGGACGAGGCGCTGGAGACGGTGGGCCTGGACGCGGCGCGCCTCGGCGACCGGCTGCCGGGCGCGATCTCCGGCGGTCAGCGCCAGCGGGTGCTGCTCGCGCGGGCGATCGTCACCCGGCCCCGGCTGCTGATCGCCGATGAGCCGGTGAGCGCCCTGGACGCCTCCAACCGCAACCGGGTGCTGCGGCTGCTGGACCGGCTGCGCACCGAGCGCGGGATGGCCGTCGTCGTCATCTCGCACGACCTCAGCTCGCTGGCGGGCATCGCCGACCGGGTGGCGGTGCTCTATCGCGGCCGGGTGGTGGAACAGGGGCCCGTACGGGAGGTGTTCGGCCGGCCGCTGCATCCGTACACCGCGCTGCTCATCGCCTCCGCGCCGAGCGTACGGGCCGGGGACGGACCGGGCGCGGCAGCGCTGCGCCCGTCGGCCGAACCGCCCGCCTGGACGGCGCGGGAGGGCTGTGTCTTCGGCCACCGCTGCCCGTTCGTCATCGGCTCCTGCCGCACCGCGCCCGCGCCGGCCCCGGTGGGCCAGGGGCGCACCGCCGCCTGCCACCGGGTTCCCCAGTGGCGTGAGCTGGTGGCCGGGGCGACTCCCCCGGTCACCGCGAAAGGGCCGCCGGAGCTGGTGGCGGCCGCCGGAGAAACAGACAAGGAAGCCGGGCGGTGA
- a CDS encoding RrF2 family transcriptional regulator, whose product MQISAKADYAVRALAELAADPGRPLTCEAIATSQDIPFRFLKGVFRDLRQAGLVRSQRGCEGGYWLARDPAEVTLADIVLAVDGAFLTLRGERLDDLGYHGPAAGLPGVWRGMEDHVRQVLTSTALSDLVRERLAA is encoded by the coding sequence ATGCAGATCTCGGCGAAGGCGGACTACGCGGTCCGGGCGCTGGCGGAGCTGGCCGCGGACCCGGGCAGGCCACTCACCTGTGAGGCGATAGCCACCTCCCAGGACATCCCCTTCCGGTTCCTCAAGGGGGTCTTCCGGGATCTGCGCCAGGCCGGTCTGGTGCGCAGTCAGCGCGGCTGCGAGGGTGGCTACTGGCTGGCTCGCGACCCCGCCGAGGTGACCCTCGCGGACATCGTGCTCGCCGTGGACGGGGCGTTCCTGACGCTGCGCGGCGAGCGGCTGGACGACCTCGGCTACCACGGCCCGGCGGCCGGACTGCCCGGGGTGTGGCGCGGGATGGAGGACCATGTGCGCCAGGTGCTGACCTCCACCGCCCTGAGCGATCTGGTCCGCGAGCGGCTGGCGGCATGA
- a CDS encoding ABC transporter permease, with translation MRTLRRAWGHPSAKVALLVLLAIALLAAFGGRLAPHDPLAQHPRNMLRGPGPGHLLGTDYLGRDVLSRLLEGSGRSVAGAVEAVAAAMAVGVPTGLASLWMGRVGEWIAQRAVDALMTLPFTVFAIAVVGALGNGMHQAMLALGVLYAPLFFRMTRAAALSLRHAQYVESAELFGASVGRVLRTHIWSKVLPTVIVTAAHALATCLLVVSSLTFLGVGVQPPAATWGGMLATDLGFLTQQIWAPVFPAALIVITAGALNLLADAVRDAGADELLPGGAPDPATGSPGATADTPDTTKEQADAALPAV, from the coding sequence ATGAGGACGTTGCGACGGGCATGGGGACATCCCTCCGCCAAGGTGGCGCTGCTGGTGCTGCTGGCCATCGCGCTGCTGGCGGCGTTCGGCGGCCGGCTCGCGCCGCATGACCCGCTGGCCCAGCACCCCCGGAACATGCTGCGCGGCCCCGGCCCCGGCCATCTTCTGGGCACCGACTATCTGGGCCGCGATGTGCTCAGCCGACTGCTGGAGGGCAGTGGCCGCTCGGTGGCGGGCGCCGTGGAGGCGGTGGCCGCCGCGATGGCGGTGGGGGTGCCGACTGGGCTGGCCTCGCTGTGGATGGGGCGGGTGGGCGAGTGGATCGCACAGCGTGCCGTCGACGCGCTGATGACGCTGCCGTTCACCGTGTTCGCCATCGCGGTCGTGGGCGCGCTGGGCAACGGGATGCACCAGGCCATGCTGGCGCTCGGGGTGCTCTACGCCCCGCTGTTCTTCCGAATGACCCGCGCCGCCGCGCTGAGCCTGCGGCATGCCCAGTACGTGGAGTCGGCCGAGCTGTTCGGCGCTTCGGTCGGGCGGGTGCTGCGCACCCACATCTGGAGCAAGGTCCTGCCGACGGTCATCGTCACCGCCGCCCACGCGCTGGCCACCTGTCTGCTGGTGGTCTCCTCGCTGACCTTCCTCGGGGTCGGTGTGCAGCCCCCCGCCGCCACCTGGGGCGGCATGCTCGCCACCGATCTGGGCTTCCTCACCCAGCAGATCTGGGCACCGGTGTTCCCGGCCGCCCTGATCGTCATCACCGCCGGCGCGCTCAACCTGCTGGCCGATGCCGTACGGGACGCCGGGGCGGACGAGTTGCTGCCCGGCGGCGCACCGGATCCGGCCACCGGCTCCCCAGGCGCCACCGCCGACACCCCCGACACCACCAAGGAGCAGGCCGATGCCGCACTCCCCGCCGTCTGA
- a CDS encoding ABC transporter permease, whose translation MTALAPHVAGTRRKPVRAGRVPRSLGRVLATAGTVFLLSSALTFGLGALSGANPAAAVLGETATPADIARMNRQFGLDRPLWEQYVSWLGHAFTGDLGRSWFTTVPVADSIRQAMPVDLSIAGLALLMAVVLGGAAGVSAALRAGGRLDRAVTALCALLGTLPGFVVAIALVTVFSLKLGWLPSGGYVPLDMDPAQWLRYTVMPALALSLEAAAAIARQLRTSLVGTLRENYVTGAVMRGLPARRVVFGHALRNAAGPALTALGMSVPMLLGGAVVTQQIFALPGLAQLTLQSAEQHDIPVIQGTLLVTIAVVLVVNVAVNAALLALNPAARRREVTRP comes from the coding sequence ATGACCGCGCTCGCTCCGCACGTCGCGGGCACGCGGCGGAAGCCCGTGCGGGCGGGCCGTGTCCCGCGCTCGCTCGGCCGTGTCCTCGCCACGGCGGGCACGGTCTTCCTGCTGTCCTCCGCGCTCACCTTCGGTCTCGGCGCACTCTCCGGGGCGAATCCGGCGGCGGCGGTGCTCGGCGAGACGGCGACGCCCGCCGACATCGCCCGGATGAACCGCCAGTTCGGCCTCGACCGGCCGCTGTGGGAGCAGTACGTGTCCTGGCTGGGGCATGCCTTCACCGGGGACCTGGGCCGCTCGTGGTTCACCACGGTCCCGGTGGCCGACAGCATCCGGCAGGCGATGCCGGTGGACCTGTCCATCGCGGGGCTCGCGCTGCTGATGGCGGTGGTGCTGGGCGGAGCCGCCGGTGTGTCCGCCGCCCTCCGGGCCGGCGGACGGCTGGACCGCGCCGTCACCGCGCTGTGCGCGCTGCTCGGTACCCTGCCCGGTTTCGTCGTGGCCATCGCGCTGGTCACGGTGTTCTCGCTGAAGCTGGGGTGGCTGCCGTCCGGCGGCTATGTGCCACTGGACATGGACCCCGCGCAGTGGCTGCGGTACACCGTGATGCCCGCGCTCGCACTGAGCCTGGAGGCCGCTGCCGCCATCGCCCGTCAGCTGCGCACCTCGCTGGTGGGGACGTTGCGGGAGAACTATGTGACGGGCGCGGTGATGCGCGGACTGCCCGCCCGGCGGGTGGTGTTCGGCCACGCCCTGCGCAACGCCGCCGGACCGGCGCTGACGGCGCTCGGGATGAGCGTGCCGATGCTGCTCGGCGGTGCGGTGGTCACCCAGCAGATCTTCGCGCTGCCCGGTCTCGCCCAGCTCACCCTGCAGTCGGCGGAGCAGCACGACATCCCGGTCATCCAGGGGACGCTGCTGGTGACCATCGCGGTGGTCCTGGTCGTCAACGTGGCCGTCAACGCGGCGCTGCTCGCGCTGAATCCGGCCGCCCGGCGCCGGGAGGTGACGCGCCCATGA
- a CDS encoding acyltransferase family protein, protein MQQETSIRVTTTPPAVPRPREGGASGGRTRDPYFDNAKYLTIVLVACGHAWEPLTYGSRAATAIYLLVYAFHMPAFALVSGYFSRSFDMAPGRVKRLLTGVVVPYVVFEIAYTLFYRWAQDDPGYPISLLDPWYVMWFLAALFIWRITTPLWLALRHPVPVALAVAALASISPEAGGDLGLQRVLAFLPFFVVGLTLRPDHFTRLRTRRTRLIALPVAAFALCTAYAVAPWMDAEWFYHRKSVAALDGVPSWAGLLTTPALFGLALVLTACFLAWVPGRRTWFTALGSGTLYGYLLHGFIIKSSRFWDWYDHPWLHTPLGELAVTAAAVLMITVLCTGPVRRVLRTLLEPRMDWAFRRTGS, encoded by the coding sequence GTGCAGCAGGAGACCTCCATCCGTGTGACCACAACACCCCCGGCCGTGCCACGACCGCGCGAGGGCGGCGCGTCGGGCGGCCGGACGCGCGACCCGTACTTCGACAATGCGAAGTACCTCACCATCGTGCTGGTGGCGTGTGGCCACGCATGGGAGCCCCTCACCTACGGCAGCCGGGCGGCCACCGCGATCTACCTGCTGGTCTACGCGTTCCACATGCCCGCGTTCGCCCTCGTATCGGGCTACTTCTCGCGGAGTTTCGATATGGCGCCGGGCCGGGTGAAACGGCTGCTCACGGGTGTCGTCGTGCCGTATGTGGTCTTCGAGATCGCGTACACACTCTTCTACCGCTGGGCACAGGACGATCCGGGTTATCCGATCAGCCTGCTCGACCCCTGGTATGTGATGTGGTTCCTGGCCGCGCTGTTCATCTGGCGGATCACCACCCCGCTGTGGCTCGCGCTGCGCCATCCGGTGCCGGTCGCGCTGGCGGTGGCGGCACTGGCTTCCATCTCACCCGAGGCCGGTGGGGACCTCGGCCTGCAGCGGGTGCTGGCGTTCCTCCCGTTCTTCGTGGTCGGACTCACCCTGCGACCGGACCACTTCACCCGGCTGCGGACCCGGCGGACCCGGCTGATCGCCCTTCCGGTGGCGGCCTTCGCCCTGTGCACGGCGTACGCGGTGGCGCCCTGGATGGACGCGGAGTGGTTCTACCACCGCAAGAGCGTGGCGGCGCTGGACGGCGTACCGTCCTGGGCCGGGCTGCTCACCACGCCCGCCCTCTTCGGCCTGGCGCTGGTGCTCACGGCCTGCTTCCTGGCCTGGGTGCCGGGGCGCCGGACCTGGTTCACCGCGCTCGGTTCGGGGACGCTGTACGGCTATCTGCTGCACGGCTTCATCATCAAGTCGTCCCGTTTCTGGGACTGGTACGACCATCCGTGGCTGCACACCCCGCTCGGGGAGCTCGCCGTCACCGCGGCCGCGGTGCTCATGATCACCGTGCTGTGCACGGGACCGGTGCGACGGGTCCTGCGCACGCTGCTGGAGCCACGCATGGACTGGGCGTTCCGGCGCACCGGTTCCTGA
- a CDS encoding helix-turn-helix domain-containing protein gives MADEDLSEVLTAVGPRLRALRRTRGTTLAQLSETTGISLSTLSRLEAGQRKPTLELLLPLAKAYGVQLDELVGAPATGDPRVHPRPFTRHGQTFVPLTRYLGGLHAYKQIMPPRPPGGRDEPLEQRVHEGYEWLYVLSGRLRLALGEHDLVLTSGEAAEFDTRTPHGFANAGDQPVEFLSLFGAQGERIHVRARPAGT, from the coding sequence ATGGCTGACGAAGACCTCAGCGAGGTACTGACCGCCGTAGGACCCCGGCTGCGGGCGTTGCGGCGCACCCGTGGCACCACATTGGCCCAGCTCAGCGAGACGACCGGGATCTCGCTGAGCACCCTGTCGCGACTGGAGGCGGGGCAGCGCAAGCCGACCCTGGAGCTGCTGCTGCCGCTGGCCAAGGCGTACGGAGTGCAGTTGGACGAGCTGGTGGGGGCGCCGGCCACCGGGGATCCCCGGGTCCATCCGCGGCCGTTCACCCGGCACGGCCAGACGTTCGTGCCGCTGACCCGCTATCTGGGCGGGCTGCACGCCTACAAGCAGATCATGCCGCCCCGGCCGCCGGGCGGGCGCGACGAACCGCTGGAGCAGCGGGTGCACGAGGGCTATGAGTGGCTCTATGTGCTCTCGGGGCGGCTACGGCTGGCGCTGGGCGAGCACGATCTGGTGCTCACGTCCGGTGAGGCCGCCGAATTCGACACCCGTACGCCCCATGGCTTCGCCAACGCCGGGGACCAGCCGGTGGAGTTCCTCTCCCTGTTCGGGGCGCAGGGCGAGCGCATCCATGTCCGCGCCCGCCCTGCCGGTACCTGA
- a CDS encoding DsbA family oxidoreductase: MTPASPDRPRSTEADGRGAVEIVEYTDPACPWAWGSEPAFRHLRALTAGRAHWRRVFGILFDDGDDPAPDPAAETAWYSRYIADIARHTRAPYAHRLRWVAATSRPASLAAKAAERQGAIAAERVLRRLRETTFVLGTPADTAERVLDALAGLDGVDVERLGTEMGEPSVVAAVRQDHAEARDPIPEAHAFRAPGPHGTGVKETDDGVRYALPTLVFSGPGGRVTAPGWRSMAEYTAALRTVAPGHLWQAALIGPEEALAEHRSLTGPDLSLLTGRTTPPPAAVQVETAGGPLWLHPDEAATHPVLAARQG, encoded by the coding sequence ATGACGCCCGCGAGCCCGGACCGGCCCCGGAGCACCGAGGCGGACGGCCGCGGGGCCGTCGAGATCGTGGAGTACACCGATCCGGCCTGCCCGTGGGCCTGGGGTTCCGAGCCCGCGTTCCGCCACCTGCGGGCCCTCACCGCGGGGCGGGCCCACTGGCGCCGGGTGTTCGGCATCCTCTTCGACGACGGCGACGACCCGGCGCCGGATCCCGCGGCCGAGACCGCCTGGTACAGCCGCTATATCGCCGATATCGCCCGCCATACACGGGCGCCCTACGCCCACCGGCTGCGCTGGGTGGCGGCCACCAGCCGGCCGGCCTCGCTCGCCGCGAAGGCGGCCGAGCGGCAGGGCGCGATCGCCGCGGAGCGGGTGCTGCGACGGCTGCGCGAGACCACGTTCGTACTGGGCACTCCGGCCGATACGGCGGAGCGGGTGCTCGATGCCCTGGCGGGGCTCGACGGTGTCGATGTCGAGCGGCTGGGCACGGAGATGGGCGAGCCGTCGGTGGTGGCGGCCGTCCGGCAGGACCACGCCGAGGCCCGCGACCCGATCCCGGAGGCGCATGCCTTCCGCGCCCCGGGACCGCATGGCACGGGCGTCAAGGAAACCGACGACGGGGTGCGCTACGCGCTGCCCACGCTGGTGTTCTCCGGCCCCGGCGGGCGCGTGACCGCCCCGGGGTGGCGGAGCATGGCCGAGTACACGGCCGCGCTGCGCACGGTGGCTCCCGGCCATCTCTGGCAGGCGGCCCTCATCGGCCCCGAGGAGGCCCTGGCGGAGCACCGCAGCCTGACCGGGCCCGACCTGTCACTGCTGACGGGCCGGACCACTCCCCCACCTGCGGCCGTACAGGTGGAGACGGCGGGCGGGCCGCTGTGGCTGCATCCGGACGAGGCCGCCACCCATCCGGTGCTCGCCGCCCGTCAGGGCTGA
- a CDS encoding ABC transporter ATP-binding protein, translating to MPHSPPSDPATPDGPGALGQRPAALAVEGLGVTVASGRLTAVRDVSFTVGRGEAVGLVGESGSGKTLICRSVLGLLPPGCAVSEGEIALSGEALTGLSRREWDRVRGTRVGAVFQDPASYLNPALTVGRQLTEVLRVKLGLDRARAAERAVELFAAVGLHDPAEVARRHPHELSGGMLQRVLIAVAVACAPDLLVADEATTALDVVVQAEVLELLARMRAEQDLALLLVSHDLAVIAEVCDRILVAYAGELVEDGPAERVLNDPLHPYTEALLRVATVGDWERRELEVIPGAPPEVGARLPGCRFADRCAFAAPECRSGPVPLRETADGRRVRCVRGEEIERSRAGAFGTREVAV from the coding sequence ATGCCGCACTCCCCGCCGTCTGACCCCGCCACGCCCGACGGCCCCGGCGCCCTGGGCCAACGGCCCGCTGCGCTGGCGGTCGAGGGGCTCGGCGTCACGGTCGCGTCCGGACGGCTGACGGCCGTACGCGATGTGTCGTTCACCGTGGGCCGCGGTGAGGCCGTCGGCCTGGTCGGCGAGTCCGGCAGCGGCAAAACCCTCATCTGCCGGTCGGTGCTCGGACTGCTGCCGCCGGGCTGCGCGGTGTCCGAGGGCGAGATCGCCCTGTCCGGTGAGGCGCTGACCGGGCTGTCGCGCCGGGAGTGGGACCGCGTACGGGGCACCCGGGTGGGCGCCGTCTTCCAGGATCCCGCCTCGTATCTCAACCCCGCGCTGACCGTGGGCCGTCAGCTGACCGAGGTGCTGAGGGTGAAGTTGGGTCTGGACCGCGCGCGGGCCGCTGAGCGGGCCGTCGAGCTGTTCGCCGCCGTCGGGTTGCACGACCCCGCCGAGGTCGCCCGGCGCCATCCGCACGAGCTGTCCGGCGGGATGCTGCAGCGTGTGCTGATCGCCGTGGCGGTGGCCTGCGCCCCGGATCTGCTGGTGGCCGACGAGGCGACCACCGCGCTGGATGTGGTGGTCCAGGCCGAGGTCCTGGAGTTGCTGGCCCGGATGCGCGCCGAGCAGGATCTGGCGCTGCTGCTGGTCAGCCACGATCTGGCGGTGATCGCCGAGGTGTGCGACCGGATCCTGGTGGCGTACGCCGGGGAGCTGGTCGAGGACGGCCCGGCCGAGCGGGTGCTCAACGATCCCCTGCATCCGTACACCGAGGCGCTGTTGCGCGTGGCCACGGTCGGCGACTGGGAGCGGCGGGAGCTGGAGGTGATCCCCGGCGCGCCGCCCGAGGTGGGCGCGCGGCTGCCGGGCTGCCGGTTCGCCGACCGCTGCGCGTTCGCCGCGCCCGAGTGCCGCAGCGGTCCGGTGCCGCTGCGGGAGACGGCCGACGGGCGGCGGGTGCGGTGTGTCCGCGGCGAGGAGATCGAGCGGTCGCGGGCCGGGGCGTTCGGCACCCGGGAGGTGGCGGTATGA
- a CDS encoding ABC transporter substrate-binding protein, which translates to MTSAAPPFPVRRPPDPPPRLAPDRRSVLGLALGAGGSLLLSACGGVATTGAGGGGETLRWGWDLPSSWDPVFSSKGWDVHLLSLVYSGLTQLDAKGGAKPALASSWRYSHDGRRLTFTLRRGLRFADGTPVNAEAVKKSLERGKNHPKSLIASQLTSIDTVRAPDAHTVVLELTEADYQLPALLAGKTGMVVSPTAFGKDEARLATGPVGHGPFRLVSYTQNSMASLRRDPGYWNAEHIAVERFEAYPKPDETTALAALQSGRLNVAQIPFSQVEAAREAGFTVQLIPSMVVRVLDVNTAMKPFDDPAVLRALKYAVDRQALLDSEQFGHGEVDHQPFPPGYTGFDPSLGAVYRHDPERARALLREAGYHDGVEVTITTAQPQGAPEQLQAQLNRAGFRARIEVIPEARASQVVYVQHSRALYLDQFAGRESPVQAMQVLFGAEGLMNPSRRTTPELDAAVAAVRRTPLESPRYPQVLRAATAVAVRTMPNVFLYTVPRALARTSSVSAIPSLPVVQRFEGVTAG; encoded by the coding sequence ATGACTTCCGCCGCCCCGCCCTTCCCCGTCCGCCGTCCGCCCGATCCGCCACCGCGCCTCGCCCCGGACCGGCGCTCCGTGCTCGGGCTCGCACTGGGGGCGGGTGGCTCCCTGCTGCTGTCCGCCTGTGGCGGGGTGGCGACGACCGGGGCGGGCGGCGGGGGCGAGACCCTGCGCTGGGGCTGGGATCTGCCCTCCAGCTGGGACCCGGTGTTCTCCTCCAAGGGCTGGGACGTCCATCTGCTGTCGCTCGTCTACTCCGGGCTCACCCAACTCGACGCCAAGGGCGGCGCCAAGCCCGCGCTCGCCTCCTCCTGGCGCTACTCCCACGACGGGCGGCGCCTCACCTTCACCCTCCGCCGTGGCCTGCGGTTCGCCGACGGCACCCCGGTGAACGCCGAGGCCGTCAAGAAGAGCCTCGAGCGCGGCAAGAACCACCCCAAGTCCCTGATCGCCTCCCAACTGACCAGCATCGACACGGTACGGGCCCCCGACGCGCACACCGTCGTCCTCGAACTCACCGAGGCCGACTACCAGTTGCCGGCACTCCTGGCCGGGAAGACCGGCATGGTGGTCAGCCCCACCGCGTTCGGGAAGGACGAGGCGCGGCTGGCCACCGGACCGGTCGGCCACGGCCCGTTCCGGCTGGTGTCCTACACCCAGAACTCAATGGCGAGCCTGCGCCGCGACCCCGGCTACTGGAACGCCGAACACATCGCCGTCGAGCGCTTCGAGGCGTATCCGAAGCCCGATGAGACCACGGCGCTCGCCGCGCTGCAGTCCGGGCGGCTCAATGTGGCCCAGATCCCGTTCAGCCAGGTCGAGGCGGCGCGCGAGGCCGGTTTCACGGTGCAGCTCATCCCGTCGATGGTGGTGCGCGTCCTGGATGTGAACACCGCCATGAAGCCCTTCGACGACCCCGCCGTCCTCAGGGCCCTGAAGTACGCCGTGGACCGCCAAGCCCTGCTGGACAGCGAGCAGTTCGGCCATGGCGAGGTGGACCACCAGCCCTTCCCGCCCGGCTATACGGGTTTCGACCCGTCGCTCGGCGCGGTGTACCGGCACGACCCGGAGCGGGCGCGCGCACTGCTGCGGGAGGCCGGGTACCACGACGGCGTCGAGGTGACCATCACCACCGCCCAACCGCAGGGCGCGCCCGAGCAGTTGCAGGCGCAGCTCAACCGGGCCGGGTTCCGGGCCAGGATCGAGGTCATCCCGGAGGCGCGGGCGTCCCAGGTGGTGTACGTCCAGCACTCCCGCGCCCTGTACCTCGACCAGTTCGCCGGACGGGAGTCGCCGGTCCAGGCGATGCAGGTGCTCTTCGGCGCGGAGGGGCTGATGAACCCCTCCCGCCGTACGACGCCCGAACTGGACGCGGCGGTGGCCGCGGTGCGCCGCACCCCGCTGGAGTCGCCGCGCTATCCGCAGGTGCTGCGGGCGGCCACCGCGGTGGCGGTGCGCACGATGCCGAATGTGTTCCTCTACACGGTGCCGCGCGCCCTCGCCCGTACGTCCTCCGTCTCCGCCATCCCCTCGCTCCCGGTGGTGCAGCGGTTCGAGGGGGTGACGGCCGGATGA
- a CDS encoding LLM class flavin-dependent oxidoreductase, whose product MSVEFIGMIGTHEVSEIHPARGPVVDAEYTLRFARAHEDAGFDRVLIGYGSATPDGAQVAAYVAARTERLGLLVAHRPGFVAPTLAARTFATLDQFSGGRVAVHIISGGRDAEQRRDGDYLGKDDRYARTDEYLEILKRAWTDEEPFGHDGRFYRFEDFHAEVRPHQRPRIPLYFGGSSEAAYTVGGRHADTFALWGEPLAETAEQIASVHRAAKAAGRTEPPGISVSFRPILGATEEQAWERAHRILDTIRAHGPAGSFTSSRWGREALGSPTTGGTDPQNVGSQRLLAAAARGELHDRALWTATAAATGAAGNSTALVGTPETVAKALLDYVDIGVTTLLIRGYDPLDDAVGYGRELLPLVRQELAHRAGGGAA is encoded by the coding sequence ATGTCCGTCGAGTTCATCGGAATGATCGGCACCCATGAGGTGTCCGAGATCCACCCCGCCCGTGGCCCCGTCGTGGACGCCGAGTACACCCTGCGGTTCGCCCGCGCCCATGAGGACGCGGGCTTCGACCGGGTGCTGATCGGCTATGGCTCCGCCACCCCGGACGGCGCCCAGGTGGCCGCGTATGTCGCCGCGCGCACCGAGCGGCTCGGGCTGCTGGTGGCCCATCGGCCCGGCTTCGTGGCCCCCACCCTGGCCGCCCGTACGTTCGCCACCCTCGACCAGTTCTCCGGCGGACGGGTGGCCGTGCACATCATCAGCGGCGGGCGCGACGCCGAGCAGCGGCGGGACGGCGACTATCTGGGCAAGGACGACCGTTACGCCCGCACGGATGAGTATCTGGAGATCCTGAAGCGGGCGTGGACGGATGAGGAGCCGTTCGGACACGACGGCCGCTTCTACCGCTTCGAGGACTTCCACGCCGAGGTCCGCCCCCATCAGCGGCCGCGCATCCCCCTGTACTTCGGGGGCTCCTCCGAGGCGGCGTACACCGTGGGCGGCAGGCACGCGGACACCTTCGCGCTGTGGGGTGAGCCGCTGGCGGAGACGGCGGAGCAGATCGCCTCCGTGCACCGGGCCGCCAAAGCCGCGGGCCGGACCGAGCCGCCCGGTATCAGCGTGTCCTTCCGGCCCATCCTCGGCGCGACCGAGGAGCAGGCGTGGGAGCGGGCGCACCGGATCCTCGACACCATCAGGGCCCATGGCCCGGCGGGCTCCTTCACCTCCTCCCGGTGGGGCCGCGAGGCGCTCGGCTCACCCACGACCGGGGGCACCGACCCGCAGAACGTCGGCTCCCAGCGGCTGCTGGCCGCCGCCGCCCGGGGTGAGCTCCACGACCGGGCGCTGTGGACGGCGACCGCGGCCGCCACCGGGGCCGCCGGGAACTCCACGGCGCTGGTCGGCACCCCGGAGACGGTCGCGAAGGCACTGCTGGACTATGTGGACATCGGTGTCACGACCCTGCTGATCCGTGGTTACGACCCGCTGGACGACGCCGTCGGCTACGGCCGTGAGCTGCTGCCGCTGGTCCGCCAGGAGCTGGCCCACCGGGCCGGTGGGGGCGCCGCGTAA